Genomic window (Capricornis sumatraensis isolate serow.1 chromosome 1, serow.2, whole genome shotgun sequence):
AGTcggtaaaagaaaaagaagaacacaaCACATTAGCTAAATGGCATCCTCATCTTTTGCTCCTGGAGCCATTTTTATGTCAAATTTTTCCAAAGTGACATGTTTTGACAAAAGAATCATGAATTTGGTCATTTCTGAGAAACCAAGGAAGCCTGTTGGAGGAGGCTGACACCCCTGTGGTAGTTCACCCAGCCCCCACAGTTCTGGCAACAGGACAAGGCTAATATTTTTCCAAGAAGGGCCTTTTCATAGAATAATCTTTCCAGTCGGTTGACTACAACAGCTGCCCCTCAGTCTTTTTTTCCAAAGACAGGACATGATCCCCCCAGAACAAGCAGGTCTCTTGTACCAGGATGAAAAGGTGGCCACTCACCACTTGTTACTTTATGTCCTTCAAACCCTACCCCAGGTGCTAGCTTTGAGGCCAAACCTTGCCACAGAACAGCATCTTCATGGAAAAGTTCTCACCCACAAATACCGGGGGGGTTTCCTGGGAGAAAGAAAGCTATTTTCTTTTGGGAAACCAATGACTGCCGAGCTGATGCCACCAAAGCCAAGGACAGCTTGAGAAGACCCAGTGTCctaaggcaggaaacacaagaggcCTCCTGCCAGGTCTGGCTGAGATGAGGTCAGAATTTGCTCCAGACTGAGACTTCATCTCCCATTTCCTGACAAACTGTTGATTACTGAGTTCCACTTTCATTTATGTATAAAGTCTCCTTGAAATTGACAACTGTAATTATTGGTTCACTTGCTTGTCTCAGCTCCAGCCCTAGACTTTTGCTTGATGGTAGGCAGGGATTACCTTTATCTTTGTATCACCAGTGATCGATAAACACATATTGAGAAAACAAATGCAGAATAAATTATATGGCAAAAGTTATCTACACTTTAAAATTCACCTGAACTAGAAATTTGTCCATACCTGCTTGGATAATTCTACAGGGTTTTGAAAGATTATCtccaaatgattttaaaaaatgaatatagacagaaagagacaaaggaagatagaaattttttaaagaaaaacaaaaaataaatgtaaaagtaaaaattaaaaagttcgAGTCCCACAGATTCAAAACTCTGATCAGTGACTAAAGATAAAGCTGAGCCTTGAATGGATTCATATTCATGGGTTTGACTGATTCATGCTAAAAATTCTAATTAAATCAGCATGTTCAGATTTaaactccatcctaaaggaagaaaggagagggaggacaGTAGGAGaataattaaaaacttaaaacattaaaataaagaacCAAAAAATAGCCTACATCTTGCTATCTCAAAAGTGAGCTGAAATCCTAGTCTCCATGGTTCTTAATCCCGTCCCTTCGTAAGGAATAATCAGAGAATGAGCCGAATCTGAAAACTGGAGTATTTGCTAAGTATACACTCCGATGGACAGTTATGCTGGACAAGAAGCCAGCCAATCTTTCCAGGGACAGATGCAGtccctgtcttctgagaaaaaaACAAGCAGAGTTCTGTTAAATCTAGAGATggtaaaactaaagaaaatatctggaaaaaatgtggtgggcagaggggagaagagaggtgtctggttttttatttgtatttttttctgactcCATCAGGGAACAGCAGGATCATTTACCCTGGATATTTCCAGACCTTCACATTTCTAATGCAAACAGGAAGATTTTATGACCAAACCAACTTATATATAAGGCAGCTCTATATTCCTAAGCCAACAAAGTATGCTTAAgtttagaagaagaagaaaaaccatCACATACCAAAAAAAACGTTGCTTATATTTAAGTTTTCCATaaaatttccaccaaataaaaaagaataaatctctTTTTCTTCGGACACAAGATGTCTGACTATAACATCTTTTCTAACTAGAAGCAAAGACTTACCACAAAAGGTCTCCTGGAATCTAGAGGAAAGTTTCTCAATGACCCCATAGGTCTCCACATAGAAAACGTGCTCGTCCAGGGGTTCACTGGCCATCATCTTGAGGGACTCCATGTGGGCCCGGTCCACGCCCACGGCGTACAACTCAATACCGGACGCCCGGGCCCGCTCCGCCACCTCGTTCACCTGGTCCTGGGGCCGCCCGTCGGTCACGATGATGGCCACTTTGGGGATGTTGGAAGAGGGCCCTCGAGCTCCTGCCTCTACTGTGAAGGCTTCGTCCATCGCCGTCTGGATGGCCAGGCCTGACATGGTGCCCGTAGACAAGGGCGTGATCTGCGCCACAGCTCGTTTCAGAGACTGCTTATCCGAGTGGGTCTGGAGATGGAACTCGATCTTCACGGTGCTGGCGTAGTTCACCACTGCCACCCGCGTGTCTGCCGGCCCAATGTCCAGAGTGTCGATTATTTTCGAGACAAAGGTTTTCACTTTGGTAAACTCCAACGGCCGTACACTACGAGAACTATCAATGATGAACACCAAGTCCAAGGGCCTGCTCTTGCAAACACCTACAAAGAAGGGCATGGGGAACAATACATGGCTAATCGGTGAGCCGACCACAGTCAGAAGGGGAATGTTGTGACCTTGCCCCCAGATACCCCACTCTCTGCTGTCTTCCTCAAGACCACCCTCCCTTTGCACGTTGAAAGCACTGAGGCCTTTCAGGATTCCCCAGTGAGAATTCACACAGAGGTgtgacatttccccaaagagctCCCCTATTTGAATGTCCTGAACTTTTCACTTGGAAAGTTTCATCCTTCTGCTTAAAGTTTTGTTCAAAGGTTCCTCTTGATGCCCAGGAATGAATGGACTCCAGGCCTCTCTTGGGCACCTTGGCCATCCCTGAACCCtgtctgaactgaactcaggGGAGCCTCAATGCCCCCTCCACTGCCTGCTCAAGCCTCACAGCCCTTCAGACAATGGCAGAGTGTGAGGCGAGGCACGCTGGTGCTCTCCTGgtgacttccttctttttctccactttcAAGGTGCTGAAAACTGCTCCAGAGCAGCTCTATATTCTCCCTCCATCTGGTCATTCACTCATGTTTAGTGAACTCTGAGGTCCAAATAGCCCTGAGTTTAAACCtcgaaaagagaaagaagggtgACCACTTCATCTGTCCACATTGAGGTCCATCTTCGTCAGCATGTCTTGTTTCAAGAAGCAGAGATTTTGACCTGGTATCTATCCTACTGCCCCCGCCAAATTCTCTTAGTcacctctctttcattttttcattctccaaatatttttttatggtaaagcgtctgcctgcaatgcaagagacctgggttcgacccctgggttgggaagatgccctggagaaggaaatggcaacccactccagtactcttgcctggaaaattccatggattgagaagcctggtaggctacagtccatgaggtcgcaaagagtcggacacaactgagcaacttcactttcactgtgtatTAAACCAAGGGgctacaaaaataataataagccaGATTACCTGCCCTCAAGGAACATGTATTGTTCCCACACAAAAGGACCTAGCACATTTTAGAGACACaatacagttttgttttcagcACATCCTTCTTATCCTTTCCCCCTCTAATCTCATTCTATATTTCTCCCTCTCCTAGCCACCCAAATCAAATCCAAGAGAACAGCCATTCCTCCTTCTTtcccaaaatacacacacacacacacccaagccCTGAATCAAAATGAGATCCTTTGGCATGAAATGTCACTCAGGGTTCTTTCCTTTCCTAATAGGAGGCTGGCTGGAAATTGATGAAACTCTAAGAGAGCAATTTACTCAGTGTGTAAGGGGAAACGgtctaggtatttatttattcaaaattaaattccTAGCTAAGCAGTTGATGACAGAAAAAGCCCTGTCTGCAATAAGAATTATGCCTccatatagttaaaaaaaaaaaaaaaaaactggtaagTATCCTCTTGATTTTAGCCTGATTCCTAGAGGTATTAATTAAGACAATAAATAAGTCCTACTTTTAATAACACTTTAGATATCACAGAATCTCAACCCAACAACCTTGCGAAGTTAGAGATGCAAGTGAGAGCTGCTTTTGTACCCTCGTACAGGGAGGTGTAGACTAGAAAGTGGTAGAATAGAGACTGGACTCCGGGTTTCCAGACTCCCAGCCCAAAGGGACTTTTCATTTCATGATTGCCTCTCTAAAGCAACATTTTCTGCCACCAAAATTAATATTATCTCAAGTACCTAGTAAATATCTTGCTTGGTGACGTTGAGCCATCAGTCTGAATATGCTACACGTCATGTATTTAGCTAAGTCAAAAGgagttaattctttaaaaaaaaaaaaaaaaactccagaatTTCATTTCATCCCTGATTACCATGCATtgagagcaaagaagaaaatctttCCAGGAGATGGATCTGGCTGTATTTGCATAATTTgaataaaaggaaaactacatATGATATGAACCCCATATCTGACAGTGTTGTCTCTAACATCCAAATGGTGTCTTTACTCATGTTGAGGTTACGTTCTTGCAAGTAAATGAGCAGgattcctttccttcttcacttGATTTTTCGCAGGGAATCATCTATGGGGGTTACAGGGGTGTAGCGGGCAGGATAAGATAATGCCCTCCCCTCACAGATGTCCACGACCTAATTCCCAGAACCTGTAAGTACATTTATTTACAAGGTAAATGAGACTCTGCAAGTGTGATTACGTTGAAGATTTGAGATGGGGCAGTTATCCTGGTGGATCCAATATAATTACAAAGGCTCCTAGAAGTTGAAtagggaggcagaagaggagaTCTGGGAGATGACACGTGAGGACTCATCCTGCCTTTGATGGCTTTGAAAATGGAGGGAAAAtgtcatgagccaaggaatgaggGTCACCTCTATATCgtgaaaaaggcaaagaaatggatTCTCCTCTAAGATCTTTCCAAaaggaaagcagccctgctgaTACCTTACTTTTAGTTCAGAGAGACTAGTGTCAGACTTCTGTGAATTCTGATACAGAACTCGTAGACAGTAAAtgtgtgctgttttaagccactaaattcatGGTAGTTTATTACAGCAAGAATAGAAAATACAGGGGGCCTGGCAGGATGTTCTGTGAGCATCTGCTTACTTCCTGATTCAGACCCCCTTTACATTCATTGTTTTTGAATCTCACTGCCCTTTTCTAGATAACAGCACTTTGATTCTCAGAAATCAAGAAAATGAGAATCTGAATTTCCAAAAATGTTTCCTTACTCACAATAATTGTCAATTTCTGGGAATTCTGCTAGAAATAAAAGTCCATAGCAAAGCCTAGCAATTTCTGGATGCAAAAAGGAGAGAATTCGAAAAAGAGTGGAATGTGGTGCTTATTAACGAATTATCATTTAATATTGGCTTTTATTTCAAGTAATAAAGGACCAGTGCTGCTCAGGGGAACATTGACCACCCCATGAgaaatccttccttctctctctagtCTCTTCCCCAAGGAATGTGGATCAGGAGAGGTAAAATAACCTCTGGGAGAAAGACTTCTTCCCTATCCTCATTCTTGACCTGAAGCAACCCACTGGTCGGGCTGTATATAACCATTGTGAACCCTGGCAGTCCCTGTCTCTTGCCGTAGCAAATCCAGCCCACTGGAGCTGATGCAGGAAAGAATCCTTTGTGttttccctctgctgctgctgctgctaagtcgcttcagtcgtgtccaactctgtgcgaccccatagacggcagcccaccaggctcccccgtccctgggattctctaggcaagaatactggagtgggttgccatttccttctccagtgcatgaaactgaaaagtcaaagtgaagtcactcagtcgtgtccgactcttagcaatcccatggactgcagcctaccaggctcctccatccatgggattttccaggcaagagtactggagtggggtgccattgccttctccttttcttcctcaacATTACTCAAAAGGTGCATTAGGGGTGGACAACACAAATCAACCTGGGGCATGAAGCATCACTGGCTGGATGAGACTAGACATCCAGATAATGGTTTGGTGCCACCTCTCTTTAAAGCCAGACTTTAACAACTCTGATGCTGGACTTTTTggtaataaagataaaaaatcttATGTAAACCACACTAACAGCTTGGTAGCTTGAAGCAGTGGAAAGACCCACACTTGGGATATCTGAGCCCCGAGCTTTATTCCTGGCTCTGACCCTGATTCCCTGGATTCTCACACCTTGACAAGGCTCAGCTACCCTGTAATGTGCTGTCAGGGGCTGTGTTGGATCACCTTCCAACTCTGCTCTCTAGGAGGTTTCCTCTGCCCCAAGAATCAACAACTGACCCACAAGTGAATTGTGATTGTTCACCGAAGACCCAAAGTGTCCTGGATGTTTGAGCATGTAAGAGAGCACAGGTTGGGGTTGGGGCACAATCAGCCAGAGAACTGAAAGCAGAATTTCAGGGGAGGTTTACTAAGCTGAACAAGAGGTGGGGTCTGGGACAGAGAGCTGTGAGGCACCCATAGCTGCCCCATCCTCTCTGCCCAAGTCTCAGGGGGCAGTTGCTGGAGTCTgagcttcaggagaagggaagCCTAACCCTGGCTATGAGGGACCTTGGGcatctcccttcccttctctggacctcagtttccgcATAGGATTTATCCTGCAGAGGAGGGGATCTTTCTCCTGCACCACGTCTGGTTTGGGCTGGGGTGAAAGGAATACTTGGTGGGTGACCAAGGATTTTCCTTATTTGGCTCCAGATTCGCCTGCCCACCCATCCAGCCCGCCGGGCCCTGGTCCAGGATCTCCCTCGCTCCAGGCGAGTGTCCTTCCCTGGGACCCTTTCCTGTCTCTCTCGGTCTGGGATCCCTCTCCCGTTCCCGCCCAAGCCATGTACCTGCGCCGCGGACCCCGCCGGGCTGCCCGGTCCCGGAGTAGGGCACGCTGGCGGGGGCGCCCAGAGCCGGGCGGCGTCCGGGGCTGCCCCCTGGGCCGCGGGTCCCCAGCCTGCGTAAGCCCGGGCGGGCCATGGggctgggggcggcggggggtggtggcagcagcagcagcggccagAGCAGGAGAAGCAGTTCCGGGAGGTGGCGCGGCATGGTGGGCTTCGCGCTGCTGCCCGTGTCCGTCGGCGGCTCGTCGCCCGGTGGCTGGGTCAGTGGCGGGCGGGTGCTCGGCGCCAGGGCGGCCAATTTAAAGGTCCCGCGGCCGTGGGCCCCGCCCCTGAAGCCCTGAGCCCCGCCCCCGCAGCCTGGGGTCCTCCCTCCCCTCGGCCGTAGGCCCCGCCCCTCGGCCTAGGCCCCGCCCGCGAACCTGTACATGGCTGCGGGCCGCCTGGTCCAGGGCAGCGGGCCGCCTGGTCCAGTGCATGCCCGCGGCGGACCTGGAATGTCTGGGGCCCGTCGGCCAGCGGCGCGGTGCCCGACCCCGGCTCGCCGCCGCTCCGGTCTCATCTGGGTGGGCTTGGCCCGCTG
Coding sequences:
- the MATN3 gene encoding matrilin-3, which gives rise to MPRHLPELLLLLWPLLLLPPPPAAPSPMARPGLRRLGTRGPGGSPGRRPALGAPASVPYSGTGQPGGVRGAGVCKSRPLDLVFIIDSSRSVRPLEFTKVKTFVSKIIDTLDIGPADTRVAVVNYASTVKIEFHLQTHSDKQSLKRAVAQITPLSTGTMSGLAIQTAMDEAFTVEAGARGPSSNIPKVAIIVTDGRPQDQVNEVAERARASGIELYAVGVDRAHMESLKMMASEPLDEHVFYVETYGVIEKLSSRFQETFCALDPCALGTHQCQHVCISDGEGRHHCECSQGYSLNADKKTCSAIDKCARNTHGCEHICVNDRTGSYHCECYEGYTLNEDKKTCSAQDQCALGTHGCQHICVNDRAGSHHCECYEGYTLNEDKKTCSVLNQCALGSHDCQHICVYDGSASYHCDCDTGYTLNEDKKTCSAIEEARRLISTEDACACEATLAFQDKVNSYLQRLNSKLDDILEKLQANEYGQVHR